The following proteins come from a genomic window of bacterium:
- a CDS encoding DUF1844 domain-containing protein, with amino-acid sequence MDSNQGQKKEIQFIGFISIFGNSAMQAMGKTANPFNGKIEKNMETAKASIDLLELLEEKTKGNLTQNEQKALESLLTNLRLNYADEMKKPEKKEENPEQEKK; translated from the coding sequence ATGGATTCCAATCAGGGACAGAAGAAGGAAATACAGTTTATCGGGTTTATATCCATATTCGGCAATTCTGCCATGCAGGCTATGGGAAAGACGGCAAATCCGTTTAACGGCAAAATCGAAAAGAACATGGAAACGGCAAAGGCTTCTATAGACCTTCTCGAGCTTCTGGAGGAGAAAACAAAAGGGAATCTTACGCAAAATGAACAGAAAGCGCTTGAATCTCTTCTTACGAACCTCAGGCTGAATTATGCCGATGAGATGAAAAAACCCGAAAAGAAGGAAGAAAACCCGGAACAGGAAAAGAAATGA